The Tetrapisispora phaffii CBS 4417 chromosome 5, complete genome genome segment AGGACACGGGAACCTCGACAATTGAAATCCCCTTTCTTATCCCCAGCATCAAGATCTCGACATCGAAAATCCAGCCCTCGGTGTGCAAATACGGCAATATCTCATGGATAGACTGTCGGTTGAACAGTTTGAACCCGCATTGCGTGTCCTTGATAGATCTGATCCCGAACAGATACACCAATGCATGGAACCCGTACATCAATGTGTTCCTCAAAAATGATCTCTTCACAACAGCTTCTGTGTTAACCATGTGTGCACGAGATCCGATCGCAATAGCCGCTTTGGGTGAGTTATCTTTAATGTCTTGGGTTTCTTGTTCTTGAATGCTCTCAATCAGTTTAGAAGCGTCACTGAACTTACTTGCACCGTCAGCATCGGCAAATAAACCGTATTTGCCTTGAATACGTAATAAACCATGTCTCACTGCACCACCTTTACCTCTGTTCTTAGCTAACTTTATGACTTTCAACTCGTTGTTTTTGAGGTTGAATTTTTCCTTAGACAAATCTAAACAAAATTTGGTTGTGCCGTCACTTGAACCATCATCAACGATAATAATCTCCCATTGGTTTGGAAAACTTTTCTGCAAATGCTCAACTGCTTCTGTTAGCATTGTTTCTATTCTCTTAGTTTCGTTGTAACTTGGGACTACAACAGATAATAGTACATCTCCGGTGCTATCGATATTGTCTTTCGTTACTTTTGTAACATCTTGTTTAACCTCATGACCATTGGAATCAATACTGACGATAAATGTATCCTCTTCCGGTAATGCTGCTCTAGGGTTGTGTGAAAATGcatatataattagatATAATGACGAAACTATTAGGATTATAACGGTTAGCGCTAAGCCTGCCAGACTCATTCCATTCAATTTACCACAAATGAGTGTAAAgttcattttatttaccTCAATATCTATTGCTAAATTATTCTGCTAACACAGTTTTGCGTTCACTTGTATCTGTTTATATCAGCATATATGTAaat includes the following:
- the ALG5 gene encoding dolichyl-phosphate beta-glucosyltransferase (similar to Saccharomyces cerevisiae ALG5 (YPL227C); ancestral locus Anc_6.253), with amino-acid sequence MNFTLICGKLNGMSLAGLALTVIILIVSSLYLIIYAFSHNPRAALPEEDTFIVSIDSNGHEVKQDVTKVTKDNIDSTGDVLLSVVVPSYNETKRIETMLTEAVEHLQKSFPNQWEIIIVDDGSSDGTTKFCLDLSKEKFNLKNNELKVIKLAKNRGKGGAVRHGLLRIQGKYGLFADADGASKFSDASKLIESIQEQETQDIKDNSPKAAIAIGSRAHMVNTEAVVKRSFLRNTLMYGFHALVYLFGIRSIKDTQCGFKLFNRQSIHEILPYLHTEGWIFDVEILMLGIRKGISIVEVPVSWHEVDGSKVDLARDSINMAIDLVVIRMAYLLGVYNDSKEC